TCCAGTGGAAGAACTTGCTGCGGCCCAGCCCGATCCAAGCCACAAATCGCTCTGCAGCTATCTCTGTCACCTCGCTCCACTCTCGAATGAAGTCCACAACTTCATCTCGCAGATGATGGGGAGCCCAGCGCTTCTTCAGGGCTCCCCAAGCTCGTTTTTTAGCTTCACGAACTCCTCGGAGATGCACGCGATGACCTCGTCCTTGCGGGAGAGCCGCTTCTCGAGCTGCGCCACCTTCTCGGCCAGCTTCGGATCGGCAACCGGCGTCTTCCTCTTCGTCGAGCCCTCCAGCGCCAGGGATGCGTTGGCCAGCAGCTGGCGCATCCACTCGTGGAAGACGCAGGGCTGCATCTGTTCCTCAGCGCAGATCTGCGAGATGGGTACCTTGTCCTGGAGGTG
This DNA window, taken from Desulfovibrio sp., encodes the following:
- a CDS encoding transposase, encoding MSETKQTRRHRTAEEKAAILKRHLQDKVPISQICAEEQMQPCVFHEWMRQLLANASLALEGSTKRKTPVADPKLAEKVAQLEKRLSRKDEVIACISEEFVKLKNELGEP